The window ATAATGATGATTCTTCCCGTTATGCTTCTGCATTATTTAATAATTACTTTGGTGGGAGTATGAGTTCTATTGTTTTTCAACAAATCAGAGAATTCCGTTCTCTTGCATATCGGGTTCAGGCAACATATAAACTTCCTTTATATAAGTACAAAGATAAAAATGGTCAACTTTTGGCTTTATTTTCTACTCAGTGTGATAAAACAACTGATGCGATGGGAGTACTCGATTCTTTGATTAAACAAATGCCAGTAAACAAAGAGAAGGTTGAAACTGCCCGGCAAGATGTAGTGAACAATGCAAATAATCAATATCCGTCTTTTCGTGAACGCTCTTCTAAAATTGCATCCTTAATAAAAGATGGGTATATATCTGATCCAAACAAAGAACTTATAGCTGGTGTGGCTAATATGGATATAAAGGATATTGTAGACTTCTACAACCGGAATGTAAAAGGACAAGTAATCTCTTATATGGTCATTGGTAATGCGAAGAAGATAGATATGAAGAAGCTTGAAGCTTTTGGTCATATTGTAAAGGTGAAAGCAAAAGAGGTTTATAAATAAATGTTGTTTTAGTTTTCAGATCGAGAAAGGTTCTTCGTCACTTTAGGTGCAAGCTATTAGGTTTTAAACGCAATGAGTTTGACATTAAGTAGTCTATAGCTTGCCCTATTAAACATCTGCCTTTTGATGGCCTTTATTTTATTGACAGTTCCTTCCAAGAGTCCGTTGTTCAAATAAATATCCATTGCATTTTGCACCGCTTGTTGGTCTGCTTTTATTCCACAAGCAAATGCCCTCATAGCTTTTGAATCAGATTCCATAGCCTGTTTTATCCAATTTTCCAGAGACCATTGCCTGAGATTTCCATTTATCATTTCCTTGAATCTCAATCCTAATGTTACAACCTGTTTTATTGATGGATTCTTCAATAGATCAGTAAGACTTTGCACGGCGGATTCCCCTTTCAATATAAATCTCCGTATGCTCCTTATTGATGCGTGTTTTTTGTTTTTCCTTTCAGCTATATTTTTGTTATATTTCCTGACTTCCTGTTGTTCTTGCTTTATTTTGTTTCTGATTCCTATCGTGGCAGCCGAGATTGCAATCGCATCCATTTTGCCTTCCATTTTCTTCTTCAAATTCTTTATATCCGTACATCCATGGCTGATTTCCAAAGCCAGTTCATCGACATGTTTTAATATACTCTTTTGCTGCGCAGACATATAATCCTTGCCTGTATGGTGACGTACCAAACGCCAGATAACCAGTGAATGCACTCCTAATTGGCGGGCTGTTTCTGAAATGCTCATTCCTTTTCTGATAAGGCTATCTGCTTGCACAAACAGGTTCAGTTTATGTCGATGTCTGGCATCCCCCAGGCCATAAAGAGCTTCCATGATTTTGGTTCTGCATTCTTCCGTGGAGGGATAAGAATAAGTTTGCTTATGCACACTTAGCCGGAATAATGAGGCTATTTCTTCCGTCAGAGCATCCACCAGATTCTTTATCAAATGGAATCTGTCACAGATTTGGGTAACACCGGGTAGGATACGATTAATAGCTTCAACAAAGTTTCGCCCCCGGTCTCGGGTTATATATTGTATCTGAGGATTATCTCGCAAGAACTGCTCTAATTCATCCCCCTCCCGGCAAGGAAGTACTGCAATGGGACGATGGGTCATCTGGTCTACAATAACACTCCCATAGATATGCCCTTTCTTCTGTGCAAAGTCATCTATACCTATAGCCACAGGTAGAGAATTACTACTTTTTGAGGGCAATTTCTTGTGAGCACTCCGTAGACAGGCAGATTGACTGCAGAAGATGTTCTGCTCGTGTAAAAGCTCACTGGCAGTACGGGATGTGACTTTTAGAGATACTTCACGGATACGTTCTTCTACCTCCAGAGTGTTGCGGCCATAGGGAGAAGCCATGCAGGAATGGTCCTCACTAAAGACCTTGCGGAGACAATGCTCATTTCGACAACGAAATTTGCGGGTTTTGACCAATAGAGTCAGGGGATGATTAAATATTTCTGAGCCCTGAAGTTGGCGTATATAGTGCCCATGTAAGCTTTGACTCAAACAACCACAGGCCGGACAGCGGCTACTATTAGAGTTACGGGACAATTCTACAGTGTACGATTTCCCACTTATAGAGACTCTATCCTGGCGATAATGGGGAATATGAAGTTTAAAAGATATAGTTGATTTCTTTTTGTTAACATTGACGTAAATAGGCTTATTTGTAGTAACTTTGCCAACTGTAGATATGCTTTGATTCATTGGAGTCTTGATGCTTTGGTCAGCTTAAAGATACTAATTTTCAAGCATATCTACAACTTTTAAAACACCTTATTATCTGATAATCAGATATATACAAATATTTAAGTGGCTTAATTTTAGAGGTTGTTAGAAATTTCTATAGAACTTCCCTTTATCACGACTTTTGACAATATCATGACTTTAGATAACGGGGTATAATATTCAAGATAGAAAAACATTTGAAATGCCTATGAATAAAGACTTTTATCTGAATAGCTTGCACCTAAAGTGACGAAGAACCACAAAAAAATATTTTTATCCCTCACTCCCTCACTATTCAATGTAACCGGCTAAATAATAATTGATTACGCCGTGATGGTTCACTTTTATCCACCACGGAAACGTCACGAAAAGGGTAAGCGTCTCCGCGATACCATCTTGTCCGTGATGATTTAGCCTTTTATCTTTGTCTTCCAAAAAAGAAGAAAGATGAAATCATCCGAACTATACACAAAAACGATAGAAGGCTACAAGCAGGAAATTAGTGTCAGTCTTATTACTTTGCATGATTACTGTAAAACACATCATATAAATTATAAGGGTATTCAACTCTGGATGTCCAGAAATTCAATTACTGTAGCCCAGTTGAAAAGAGAAATCACTGTGCATTCTGATTCTCCTTCAGATTTTCCGGTTGTCCAAACAGAATCAGGGCAACGGATTTATCCTCTATCTTTTCAGACAGCGGGAGTTCAAAAAGAAGACATCCGTAAGAACACTTATTCATGCGTGAAAGGAGTGAATATCACTTTCCCGGACGGAGTGATTGTTTCGATTAAAGAGATAACCCAGGAAGATCTTAATAAATTTATTCTTTCATATAATACCCATTAATAGTATGTTTGCACTTACAGAATCCATGAGCTACTTTCTCTGTCCTCACTATGTGGACATGCGAAAAGGTATCTACTCTTTGTACCAGTTGGTAAAGTCAGACATGAAACGGAACCCGCTATCGGGAGAGGTTTTTCTGTTTGTAGGTAAGAACAGAGAGTCAATCAAGATCCTACACTGGGAGAACGGAGGTTTTGTTTTATATCAGAAGAAACTTGAAAGAGGCACTTTTGAGATACCCCGTTTTAATCCTTCCAGTGGTCAGTATGAGATGAAATGGACGACGTTCGTTCTGATAATGGAGGGCGTCTGCATCCGTTCCGTAAAGTACAGGAAACGATTCTATGCAGATTTAATACGTTGATATACAAATATATAGATAAGCAATAACCTTTATTTTTCTTGGTAATCCTAACAATTATTCGTACCTTTAAGGCATGAATTACAAACGGATTGTTGAACTATTAGAAGATCAGCTCAGACTTTCTTCCGAAAGAGAAAAGGTTCTGCTGGAGCAAAATAGGCAGCAGTCTGCACAACTTCAGCAGCAGTCTGCGCAGATAGAAAGGCTATCTGTACAGACTGCTATTCTAACCGATACGGTCCGTTCATTGGAAGAATCCCTTCTTCAGAAGAAAGGCGACATACAAGTGCTGACCGGTAAGAACCGGGGACTGGGCAAACTCTTGTCCAACAAATCAGAAAAGATATTTCCTCAAATCAAAGAGGAGGATAAAGTGGAAGAAAAGCCTCGTCCGTCACTGAAAGAACGTG of the uncultured Bacteroides sp. genome contains:
- a CDS encoding transposase; the protein is MNQSISTVGKVTTNKPIYVNVNKKKSTISFKLHIPHYRQDRVSISGKSYTVELSRNSNSSRCPACGCLSQSLHGHYIRQLQGSEIFNHPLTLLVKTRKFRCRNEHCLRKVFSEDHSCMASPYGRNTLEVEERIREVSLKVTSRTASELLHEQNIFCSQSACLRSAHKKLPSKSSNSLPVAIGIDDFAQKKGHIYGSVIVDQMTHRPIAVLPCREGDELEQFLRDNPQIQYITRDRGRNFVEAINRILPGVTQICDRFHLIKNLVDALTEEIASLFRLSVHKQTYSYPSTEECRTKIMEALYGLGDARHRHKLNLFVQADSLIRKGMSISETARQLGVHSLVIWRLVRHHTGKDYMSAQQKSILKHVDELALEISHGCTDIKNLKKKMEGKMDAIAISAATIGIRNKIKQEQQEVRKYNKNIAERKNKKHASIRSIRRFILKGESAVQSLTDLLKNPSIKQVVTLGLRFKEMINGNLRQWSLENWIKQAMESDSKAMRAFACGIKADQQAVQNAMDIYLNNGLLEGTVNKIKAIKRQMFNRASYRLLNVKLIAFKT
- the tnpB gene encoding IS66 family insertion sequence element accessory protein TnpB (TnpB, as the term is used for proteins encoded by IS66 family insertion elements, is considered an accessory protein, since TnpC, encoded by a neighboring gene, is a DDE family transposase.), producing the protein MFALTESMSYFLCPHYVDMRKGIYSLYQLVKSDMKRNPLSGEVFLFVGKNRESIKILHWENGGFVLYQKKLERGTFEIPRFNPSSGQYEMKWTTFVLIMEGVCIRSVKYRKRFYADLIR